The Puntigrus tetrazona isolate hp1 chromosome 16, ASM1883169v1, whole genome shotgun sequence genome includes a region encoding these proteins:
- the LOC122360471 gene encoding carcinoembryonic antigen-related cell adhesion molecule 20-like: protein MVSHGLYGTLWMVLCFGPFLTEELQIPEQIGAEGGSVVFTPENLPTSINLIQWYFGTNFILSAQSGEPVIDQGYKDRISFNRDTLALELRDLTLDDSGKYILTVIPTTGDTFKEETSLQVFENITNVRVTGPEELLIEGESSANLISEGTGSISSVQWMKDNSPLSPSNNIIFSSDNRSVSISPVQRSDSGEYQCTYRNPFSSETAKLSLTVNYGPEDVSVVGQHVVDLGVHVSLSCSANSEPSASFSWKFNETDTNVTTDTFTINQTDFTHSGDYECTASNKVTKRSVSQKHALLVKEGGEVEAAGRGLTSGEIAGIVIGVLVAVAGICGLIVYLTKMKKTPKPNLQQNGPAKGGAQSRQETDLNYADISHFQKASGERVTLGNMSEPSTEYAEIKHGENGRAPPPPYGSQVSNSPVRRDLQLLLSPQEDG from the exons ATGGTATCTCATGGATTATATGGGACTCTGTGGATGGTGTTGTGTTTTG gTCCGTTTTTAACTGAAGAACTGCAGATTCCTGAGCAGATTGGAGCAGAAGGAGGAAGTGTGGTGTTCACTCCTGAAAACCTGCCCacatcaattaatttaattcagtggTATTTTGGAACAAATTTCATATTGTCAGCACAATCTGGTGAACCTGTTATAGACCAAGGATATAAAGACAGAATCAGTTTTAACAGAGACACTCTCGCTCTGGAGCTCCGTGACCTGACACTGGATGATTCTGGAAAATACATACTGACTGTAATACCTACTACTGGAGATACATTTAAAGAAGAAACTTCACTACAAGTGTTTG aaAATATAACCAATGTCCGTGTTACTGGTCCAGAAGAATTATTAATAGAGGGGGAATCATCTGCTAACCTCATCTCTGAAGGAACTGGCAGCATCTCTTCTGTGCAGTGGATGAAAGATAACAGTCCTCTGTCTCCTAGCAACAACATCATCTTCTCATCTGATAACAGATCAGTGTCCATCAGTCCAGTGCAGAGATCAGACAGTGGAGAATATCAGTGTACATACAGAAACCCTTTTAGCTCGGAGACGGCAAAACTCAGCCTGACCGTCAACT ATGGACCAGAAGATGTTTCTGTTGTGGGTCAGCATGTGGTGGATTTAGGGGTTCATGTGTCTCTCTCTTGTTCTGCAAATTCTGAACCTTCTGCCTCATTCAGCTGGAAGTTTAATGAAACAGACACTAATGTGACCACAGACACCTTCACCATAAATCAGACGGACTTCACACACAGTGGAGATTATGAATGTACAGCCTCCAATAAAGTCACGAAGAGAAGTGTCtcacaaaaacatgctttacTAGTTAAAG AGGGTGGAGAAGTAGAAGCAGCAGGAAGGGGGCTGACATCAGGAGAGATAGCTGGGATTGTGATTGGGGTTTTAGTGGCAGTTGCAGGCATCTGTGGTCTGATTGtctatttaacaaaaatgaagaaaac CCCAAAACCAAACCTTCAACAAAACGGACCGGCGAAGGGAG GAGCACAAAGCAGACAGGAGACA GACTTGAACTATGCAGACATCAGCCACTTCCAGAAGGCCAGTGGAGAGAGAGTGACTCTGGGGAACATGAGTGAACCTAGCACAGAATATGCAGAGATAAAACATGGAGAGAACGGGAGGGCCCCTCCACCTCCCTACGGAAGTCAG GTATCAAACTCTCCTGTGCGCAG agACTTGCAACTTCTACTGTCACCTCAAGAGGATGGTTGA